CGGGATGTGCCGGTTTAGGAATTTCGGCTGTTTGTTCTTCTTTAGCCAGTGGCATTGCTGCCGCTTTGGAGTGCATCAAAGTTGCATATTCATGGCGCTGAAGTGCTTTGCTGTCATCGTTATCATTTAGCAAAATTGTAAAAATGACGCCTGCCGAAAGCACAACTAAAATTAAAATTGCAAAAAACCGAAGTGTAGATTTTCGTAACATGGTGATGATGGATTATTATTAATAAAAAATTACTATTCGCCAAAATTAAAGAAATACGCTGATGGGCAAGATAAAAAGGACAAAAGACAAATCACAAATAAATTTCAAAGATCAAATAATGAAATTCCAAAAAGAAGAATAGGATATTCCATAGCAAAAAAAATGAGCCCTCTTCCCCAACTTTGCCGTTCTGCGGTTCATGGCTACAGTCTGTTGATAGTAATATGTGGTGAAATCTAAACAAACCTATACTTTTGCCGGCAAAATTTAAAGATGTCATCAAACCCACTCAAGCGGCTGGCAAGCCAAACTGCCGTTTACGGACTCAGCAGCATCGTTGGCCGGTTGCTCAATTATCTGCTGGTGCCGCTCTACACGCGCGTGCTGGTAACCGGCGATTACGGCATCTACACCGAGATGTACGCCTGGGTTTCCATTCTCTGGGTAGTTTTGACCTACGGCATGGAAACGACATTTTTCCGCTTTGCGCAAAGCGAAAGTGATTCTCCCAAAGTTTTCAGCACCGCCTTTACCTCGCTCCTGTTTACCTCGTTACTGTTTCTGTTGGTGGCCGGTGGCAATGCCGGATCCATTGCGCGAAGCATGGGTTATGGCGATCATATCGATTACATCGTTTACTTTGCTTTTATCCTATCACTCGACGCGCTGGCGGCCATTCCGTTTGCCCGTTTGCGACAGCAAAACCGACCCATCCGTTTCGCAGTGATCAAGCTCATCAACATCGGACTAAATATTGGTTTCAACCTGTTTTTTATTCTGCTTTGTCCTTATCTTCTCTCACATTATCCTGATACGTCGGTGGCTCGCTTCGTCTTGCTTTTCTTCGATCCTACAGATCTGGTGAGTTACATCTTCATAAGCAATCTTATTTCTACAGTAGTAACGCTGCTGCTGCTTTTGCCTGACGTGCGTTTTCGGTGGTCTGATTTCGATTTTTCGCTGCTCAAACGCATGCTTGTTTACACCTGGCCGCTGCTCATCGTGGCCATTGCAGGGTCTATCAATTTGTCGATTGATAAGATTTTGCTGGCCTGGCTGCTGCCCGGCGATCCGGATTGGGTGATGTCGCAAGTAGGTATTTATGGCGCCTGCTACAAGGTGTCGATTATCATGACGCTGTTTGTGCAAACCTTCAGATATGCCGCCGATCCTTTTTTCTTTGCCGAATCGGCGCACAACGATTCGCTAAAGATTTATGCCGAGGTGCTGAAGATCTTCACCGTGATTGTTTCACTGATATTTTTGGTAACAACCCTCTATCTCGATTTGGTGATTCTCTTTATCGGTGAGCCCTACCGGGCAGGACGTGATGTAATTCCTATTTTGCTGATGGGGAATCTTTTCCTGGGAATTTTTTACAACCTCTCATTTTGGTACAAGCTCACCAATCGCACCATTTACGGCGCTTTGCTATCGATAATCGGCTCCGGGATTACCATCACGCTCAACCTTACCCTGATTCCCTCTTTTGGATATTATGGCTCAGCCTGGGCAGCATTTTTCGCCTATCTCACCATGATGGTACTTTCGTATGTGCTGAGTCGTCGCTCTTTCCCGGTGCCCTACGAAAACAAACGTATTCTGCTTTACTTGCTCTTGCCGGTGGCGATTTATTTGCTAAGCCGTTACCTTCCGCTGGAACCGGGGCTGTTGAAATATTTCATCAATACACTGCTGCTATTCGTATTTGTGGCAACGGTATTTTATTTGGAAAGAAAATCACTTCTGAAGCTGATTCACCAGCGAAAGGGCTGATGGCTTAAGACATGAGGCCAATGAAGCTTTGCACAATTTTTGATAAATTTGCCGCCAGTCAAAAAAACCGATAAACTGATGAAAATTAAAATTGTAAATAAATCGAAACATCCGCTACCTTCCTACCAAACGGTAGCTTCGGCAGGCATGGATCTGCGCGCCAACCTGGTAGAGCCGCTGATGCTCCAACCTTTGCAACGTGAGCTGGTAAACACGGGCCTCTTTATCGAACTCCCCGAGGGTTACGAAGCGCAGATTCGTCCCCGCAGCGGGCTGGCCATCAAAAGCGGTATCTCGCTGGCAAATGCTCCGGGCACCATCGATGCCGATTATCGTGGCGAGATAAAAGTGATTCTTATCAACCTCTCAAACGACGACTTTGTGCTCAACGACGGCGAGCGTATCGCTCAAATGGTGATCAGCAAAGTAGAGAAAGCCGAATGGGTGATTTCAGAAACCCTGAACGAAACGACCCGCGGAGACGGAGGTTTTGGCCATACCGGAAAATAATCAGCCTTCGCTTAGTTGTAGCATTTGCCGAAAAGTGGTGTTAATTATTCCCACTAACACAATGAATTGCACGGGAGGATGTTTATTTTTTCAATAACAGATTTTACTATATGAATTTTAAATCCCTGATCATATCGCTGTCGATCCTGTTTTTTGCCGTGGGCATGGCTCCACCGGCACAAGCTCAGCGCAAAAACAAGCATGACGACAAGCCCAAAGAACTTTCAGAATTTCAGTTGCGTGAGCGCAAGGAGGCTTTTCTGGAAGGCAACAAACAAAAAGTGCTTGACAACTTTGATGCTGCCCAGACTGCTTTTTCCAAAGCCTTGCGCATCGATCCCAACCACGACGCTTCACTCTTCGAAATGGCACAGCTCTATTTTATTCAGGGACGCACAGATGATGCCCTTGCTGCTGCCAACAAGGCTGCCGAACTCGATCCCCAAAATATCTGGTATCAGCTCCTACTCGCCGATCTTTACAAAAATACAGGACAGTTAGACAAGATAAAAGGCGTTTTTGAAAAGCTGGTCGAAATACAACCCGGTCATATCGAATATCGCCAGGACCTGGCGCTGCTATACACTTTGAACGACGATTACCGCGGCGCCATCAACATCTACAATCAGATAGAAGAAATCGTTGGTGTGACCGAAGAAACGGCACTAAAAAAGCGCAACTTGTGGAACAATCTTAAAAAGCCCCAAAAGGGACTGGCTGAGATAGAGCAGCTGGTTGCATTGCATCCACACAACAGCCGCTACCAACAGATTTTGGCCGAGAGCTACATAGAAACGGGCAATCCCGACAAGGCGCTCGCTACTTACCTGAAAGTTGCTATGTTGGATCCCACAGACCCGTACATCAATATTTCGCTATCGGATTTGTACCGGAAGCAGGGCAAGGATGAAAAGGCTTTCGAAGCGCTGCTCATAGGTTTTGAAAATCCTGAACTGGAGGTTGATGCTAAAATTCAAATCCTGCTGACTTACTATTCCATCGATCAGATTTTTAATGAGAAAAAAGAGCAGGCGTTGGAGCTGGCGGAAATACTTGCAAGCACGCATCCCGCCGACCCACGAGTTTTGTCGCTTTACAGCGAAATGTTGTTTCGCACCGGCCAATACGATGAAGCGCTCGCGATTCTGGATCAGGTGTTGCAGGCCGACAGCAGTCGCTATGGCGTGTGGGAACAGAAGATGATTATAGAAAGTCAGCTCAACAAAAACGAGCAACTGGCTGCAACCAGCACGCTGGCATCGGAGTTTTTCCCGATGCAGCCGCTGCCTTATCTGCTCAATGGTTTTGCTAATTACCAGCTAAAAAATTATGATGACGCACGGCGGTCGCTCGAAAGCGGTGCCAGCCTGGTAGTGGATAATGATAATCTGCTGGCGCAATTTTACACTACGCTGGGCGACATTTACAATCAATTGAAAAATCACCAGAAGTCGGATGGCTATTACGACAAGGCGCTGAAAATAGATATGTCGAATGCGCTGGTGCTGAATAATTACAGCTATTTCCTATCGCTTCGCAACGAGCGGCTGCAGGAGGCACGCGCCATGGCTTCCCGCGCCAACGATCTGGAGCCCAACACTCCTTCGTACATGGACACTTACGGATGGGTGCTTTATAAACTGGGCGAAACAAAGGAAGCTGAAAAATGGGTGAAGAAATCGCTCGACGCTACACCAGAACCCGACGCCACAGTTCTGGAACATTACGGGGACATCCTTTACAAATTAGGAAAGAAAGAAGAAGCTTTAAAATATTGGCAACAAGCCAAAGATACCGGACAGGAAGCCTCCGAATGGCTCGACCGGAAAATCAACGAAAAATCGCTCATCGAATAGCAAGTTTTTTTTGACAAAAAAATAGCAGTAAATGATGAAAAGAAACCGGATCATTTTTTCAATAACACTATTGTTGATGATGATGGCTATAGCCGGATGTAAGAGCCATCGCGCCGTTATCAAAGCTCCCATCAAAGAAGAAGGCGCCGATTACCTGATGGCTCGCCTGAATGAAAAAGAATTTATGTTCGATAGCTTCGAGGCCCGCGCCAACATCTCTTTCCGGCAAAACCGAAAATATCTCGACTTCAAAGCACAGATTCGCATCATCAAAGACAGCCTGATATGGATAAGTTTCAACCAGGATCTGGGCATTGAGGTGGCGCGAATCATGATTACTGAGGATTCGGTGAAATTTGTCGACCGGCTGAACAAACAATACCTCCTGACAGATTATAATTTCGTAGACAAATTTCTAAATACCAGTGTCGATTTCGGGATGTTGCAATCGATCATTTTGGGCAATGATTTTGAATATTATGAGATGGCCGAATTTAAGGCCACAATAGATGGAGGCCAATACCGCCTCAACACCGCCGGGCGCAGCAAGCTCAAGAAACACGTACGCAATACCAGCGATGCACAGCGGGTGCTCCTGCAGTCGATTTGGCTGAATCCTGAGAACTTCAAAATTACGCAGGTCAGACTTAAAGAACTCACGCGCGAAAGCAAGAAGCTCGAAGCTACATATTCTGAATTTAAAGAACTTGAAGGCCAGCTGTTTCCTACCAAAATAGATTATTCCATTGATGCCGAACAGCCCATGGAGGTAATCGTTGAATACAGCAAGATGTCGCTGAACAAAGAGATGAGCTTCCCCTTTAAGATACCCTCCAAATACACGCTGGCGCACTAAGTAATGTTTGTCTTTTAACTAACCAGGCGGCTGTGCGTTGGAACTTTCTTTTATCGGAGATAAAATAGATAAACGTATCTTTGGTGCATGTCCGGCTCAAAGATTTTATGGTTTGTTAATGCTTCGTTATGGCTGTTTTGCCAGACATTGTCTGCGCAAAATGCTTCGGCACAAACCTCCGCCACTGAGCTACAACAAAAAAAAGAGCTGCTTGAAAAGTCGATAGAATATGCCGGTGTTTTGATAAACGATACTCGCCTAAAAAAAACTGTCGGGCTGGAAGAGTTGACTTTGCTGCAAAAGAAAATTGATGCCCCTAGCCAGATCGTTGACACCTGGCGCACGCTCCACGATCGACTCTTCGACACCATTGCCAAAAACCTGATGGCCATCGATAGCCTCGACACCCAAATCGACCATCTTAAAAAAGCATACACCACAATGATTCGCCAGGCATATCTGAATCACAACAAGCACCAGCGTGCGCTCTATCTTCTGGCTGCTGATGGGTTTAGTCAGGCCATCAACCGGATGAACTACTATCGCATCTATGCCGCCAAACGCCACAAACAAGCCAACGAAATTGCGCTTACGCAACACCTTTTTATCGAAAAAGCCATACAAACGGAAGATCAGATAAACGATAATACGCAGGTGCTTAAACAGCTCGAAAAAGAGTTTGCTCTGATGGAACAGGAACTAATGGAGAAGAAAACCATGGTAGCACAGTTGCAACGCGGCGAGCAACAACTCATCAGCCGACAGCGTCAAAACCAGAGCGATGCAGCTTCATTGCACCGAAGTATTTTGGAAACATTTGCCACCAGTCCGCAAAATCGTGATTCACAATCAGAGCAACTGCTGCATACACCAACCCCTGCCACCGAGCTGTTGCCTGAATCTTTTTCCTGTCAGCGCGGAAAACTGCCCTGGCCGGTAGCGACCGGATTTATCATTCAACCTTTTGGCGAGCATCAGCATCCTGACCTAAAAAACGTAAGGATAAAAAATGACGGGGTCGATTTTCTCACGCAAAGTAATTCCACTGCCCGCGCCGTATTCGATGGCCAGGTGACGAGGGTGATGCAGGCTACTGCCAAAACTTGGTGTGTGATCGTACGCCACGACGGATTTCTGACGGTCTATGCCAATCTTGAGCGGGTTTTCGTAAGCGCAGGCCAAACTGTAACCACGTTGCAGAATCTGGGTTTAATACACACAGATAAAGAAGTTGCCCACACGCTGCTGCACTTTGAAGTCTGGGAAGGAAAAACGCTGACCGACCCGATGCAGTGGCTTGTCCCTGATCAAAAAATCACCATTTCAGGCATGTAAACAGTGTAGGAATTATCGCACGCCAACATTTCAAATTATAACCTTACGGCTGTGAACATTACACAAAAAATATGTGTTAAGGTATCCTAATCCAAACATCGTCATGAAAAGACTCCGATCGTTGCGCTATGATCTCAAAAATTTCAGATGCCCGTTGCCTGCATTTCGCGTTACAAGAATGCTTCTTACATTAGTTGACCAGCCGCCTGTACAGAGCGCAAAAACTTGACTTTCGGCGCTTTTGATGCTATCTTTGCACCCCTTTTTTTGTTACGATTCTGCTTAATTTAATCTATGAAAATGAAACTATCGCAATTCAGATTTCATCTGCCCGCTGAACTAATTTCCCTGGAACCCGCTCTCAACCGTGACGAATGCCGGCTGATGGTGCTTGATCGCAAAAAACAAACCATCAAACACAAATCCTTTACCGATCTTCTCGACTATTTCGACGAAGGCGATGTGATGGTGTTGAATAATACCAAAGTGTTTCCAGCCCGACTCTATGGTACCAAAGAAAAAACCGGCGCCAAAATAGAAGTGTTCCTGCTTCGGGAACTTAACCAGGAAACACGTCTGTGGGATGTGCTGGTAGATCCGGCGCGAAAAATCCGAATCGGCAACAAGCTTTATTTTGGCGAAGACGAGGCACTGGTAGCCGAGGTAATCGACAACACCACCTCCCGTGGCCGTACACTGCGATTTTTGTACGACGGCCCTTACAGCGAGTTC
This portion of the Bacteroidales bacterium genome encodes:
- a CDS encoding oligosaccharide flippase family protein, which gives rise to MSSNPLKRLASQTAVYGLSSIVGRLLNYLLVPLYTRVLVTGDYGIYTEMYAWVSILWVVLTYGMETTFFRFAQSESDSPKVFSTAFTSLLFTSLLFLLVAGGNAGSIARSMGYGDHIDYIVYFAFILSLDALAAIPFARLRQQNRPIRFAVIKLINIGLNIGFNLFFILLCPYLLSHYPDTSVARFVLLFFDPTDLVSYIFISNLISTVVTLLLLLPDVRFRWSDFDFSLLKRMLVYTWPLLIVAIAGSINLSIDKILLAWLLPGDPDWVMSQVGIYGACYKVSIIMTLFVQTFRYAADPFFFAESAHNDSLKIYAEVLKIFTVIVSLIFLVTTLYLDLVILFIGEPYRAGRDVIPILLMGNLFLGIFYNLSFWYKLTNRTIYGALLSIIGSGITITLNLTLIPSFGYYGSAWAAFFAYLTMMVLSYVLSRRSFPVPYENKRILLYLLLPVAIYLLSRYLPLEPGLLKYFINTLLLFVFVATVFYLERKSLLKLIHQRKG
- the dut gene encoding dUTP diphosphatase gives rise to the protein MKIKIVNKSKHPLPSYQTVASAGMDLRANLVEPLMLQPLQRELVNTGLFIELPEGYEAQIRPRSGLAIKSGISLANAPGTIDADYRGEIKVILINLSNDDFVLNDGERIAQMVISKVEKAEWVISETLNETTRGDGGFGHTGK
- a CDS encoding tetratricopeptide repeat protein, translating into MNFKSLIISLSILFFAVGMAPPAQAQRKNKHDDKPKELSEFQLRERKEAFLEGNKQKVLDNFDAAQTAFSKALRIDPNHDASLFEMAQLYFIQGRTDDALAAANKAAELDPQNIWYQLLLADLYKNTGQLDKIKGVFEKLVEIQPGHIEYRQDLALLYTLNDDYRGAINIYNQIEEIVGVTEETALKKRNLWNNLKKPQKGLAEIEQLVALHPHNSRYQQILAESYIETGNPDKALATYLKVAMLDPTDPYINISLSDLYRKQGKDEKAFEALLIGFENPELEVDAKIQILLTYYSIDQIFNEKKEQALELAEILASTHPADPRVLSLYSEMLFRTGQYDEALAILDQVLQADSSRYGVWEQKMIIESQLNKNEQLAATSTLASEFFPMQPLPYLLNGFANYQLKNYDDARRSLESGASLVVDNDNLLAQFYTTLGDIYNQLKNHQKSDGYYDKALKIDMSNALVLNNYSYFLSLRNERLQEARAMASRANDLEPNTPSYMDTYGWVLYKLGETKEAEKWVKKSLDATPEPDATVLEHYGDILYKLGKKEEALKYWQQAKDTGQEASEWLDRKINEKSLIE
- a CDS encoding DUF4292 domain-containing protein, with the protein product MMKRNRIIFSITLLLMMMAIAGCKSHRAVIKAPIKEEGADYLMARLNEKEFMFDSFEARANISFRQNRKYLDFKAQIRIIKDSLIWISFNQDLGIEVARIMITEDSVKFVDRLNKQYLLTDYNFVDKFLNTSVDFGMLQSIILGNDFEYYEMAEFKATIDGGQYRLNTAGRSKLKKHVRNTSDAQRVLLQSIWLNPENFKITQVRLKELTRESKKLEATYSEFKELEGQLFPTKIDYSIDAEQPMEVIVEYSKMSLNKEMSFPFKIPSKYTLAH
- a CDS encoding peptidoglycan DD-metalloendopeptidase family protein; the encoded protein is MSGSKILWFVNASLWLFCQTLSAQNASAQTSATELQQKKELLEKSIEYAGVLINDTRLKKTVGLEELTLLQKKIDAPSQIVDTWRTLHDRLFDTIAKNLMAIDSLDTQIDHLKKAYTTMIRQAYLNHNKHQRALYLLAADGFSQAINRMNYYRIYAAKRHKQANEIALTQHLFIEKAIQTEDQINDNTQVLKQLEKEFALMEQELMEKKTMVAQLQRGEQQLISRQRQNQSDAASLHRSILETFATSPQNRDSQSEQLLHTPTPATELLPESFSCQRGKLPWPVATGFIIQPFGEHQHPDLKNVRIKNDGVDFLTQSNSTARAVFDGQVTRVMQATAKTWCVIVRHDGFLTVYANLERVFVSAGQTVTTLQNLGLIHTDKEVAHTLLHFEVWEGKTLTDPMQWLVPDQKITISGM